A single Hippocampus zosterae strain Florida chromosome 1, ASM2543408v3, whole genome shotgun sequence DNA region contains:
- the LOC127601883 gene encoding citrate synthase-lysine N-methyltransferase CSKMT, mitochondrial-like has product MIENMDKKATWDRFYAEGSRKTFKNFEWFFGFETVQNFIMPVLQTMASPDARLQVLDLGCGTSALGPSVYQRCAVPVRVTCGDISPVAVRLLREHVRAEAVRPGNHSSQLDFVELDCTQLHKHFGPASVDLIVDKGTTDALLKSQEGKSSAGLVLKQCLKVLRHSGSLLQFSDEDPDARLVWLETKARSARVAVQEVGEWRGVCYYCYQVTPPITTVKH; this is encoded by the coding sequence ATGATTgaaaacatggacaaaaaagCTACCTGGGACCGCTTCTATGCTGAAGGCAGCCGCAAGACGTTCAAGAATTTTGAGTGGTTCTTTGGCTTTGAAACAGTGCAAAACTTTATCATGCCTGTATTACAGACCATGGCCAGTCCCGATGCCAGGCTGCAAGTCCTGGATTTGGGCTGCGGCACTTCCGCTTTGGGTCCATCTGTTTACCAGCGCTGTGCCGTGCCAGTTCGGGTCACGTGTGGGGACATATCTCCCGTGGCCGTACGGCTCTTGCGGGAGCACGTGCGAGCTGAAGCAGTCCGACCTGGCAACCATTCTTCCCAGCTGGACTTTGTAGAGCTGGACTGTACGCAGCTGCATAAACACTTTGGTCCCGCCAGTGTGGATCTCATTGTGGACAAAGGCACCACGGACGCCTTGTTGAAATCCCAGGAAGGGAAAAGCAGCGCCGGCCTGGTGCTGAAgcaatgtttgaaagtgctgcGCCATTCGGGGTCTCTGCTCCAGTTTTCCGACGAGGATCCAGATGCCAGGCTGGTATGGCTGGAGACGAAAGCCCGGTCTGCACGTGTCGCAGTGCAGGAAGTGGGGGAATGGAGAGGAGTATGTTACTACTGCTATCAGGTGACCCCCCCCATCACAACCGTGAAACACTGA
- the alpk1 gene encoding alpha-protein kinase 1 isoform X4 — protein MANQEVGSLLEKCLRAAEAKASTQLTEAVRHNYCSVRDSLCVELTLLLREALEMRWPFVPEKWQYKQAISSDDKSNLSELIGQHLPQLLNVLEAAITAQEAQAALAVIFLVDRFLYWTDDSGQLLKICKLLHKRYPHAPVAPQLIIRQARVYLNLGKLQKAEHILSHLIINSGTTGCWVYHSQSDRALVQAVSLQVRGMVLQKLGLWPEAAQLIWASLVGYYTLPQPDKKGIGTSLGILANILLSMNDEDFHAFKTTQDVDLTLLGDATHRLLSAAKAAKMAVVYSQYTSLYVLTNATALGTCLLSYSFSVACPPAKRTFFLREAKEAFEVGLLSKSEGDDVTSKQELHTFIKAAYSLVVTHKWLAAASEPVTGATRACREALARFYQYSHADTRDRGGVCAEIMRLMTRVKLELGVEPFVNSDSRSFIPDSFRDVNDTMAGLTLDGFSGVLRRFRKYHASLCKTADAECKAGKDEVDGARMLCVTAFGTTDTECIAEDWNPSREASADVSRPPDLRRSVASANSLGSSWKKLSSTGCGSGRWAVGGPAIPSPQRPATRFSSGSNRSSDSFEILEADIPTADSDDPGPTGPSADGLPRSLSQLILSSSSLSNSFGSKSSWENLSAGPRSSRFAGSRQSSKSSESSGSFFLMRTQDCEISDSEYDPASGWEFLGLPKPPETPKVDAGSCKTTEPSTEDSHGTPDESILEAETLNPRCNGCLKRNTPAQVDPLRRYDLSLEDYRSLLAGVCHDCLLKRLHGDKKFKLEQYGTAHNALHLKFSKASGLWTARETCAYIGESMGLHGTHRTTIWVQFLHQEERLSSYVGKDYRKPTQIQFHLRDVERQMTAQYYVTEFNKSLYDKEVMAQMFFLPSEALLILDGDVIAGCITVEPYMLGRFVKLTNNIKKKNDALPATEYGLAFGHFTYLHSNGQDVVVDLQGWVTANGKGLTYLTDPQIHSTRTPRGPSNLAHGGIASFLREQHGPECNSVCRLLNLPPVPKQSQVAEGAGAYTSCFRAGGGGGGGPVASQSQDTHRRTTIRAHTHN, from the exons ATGGCCAACCAGGAAGTGGGAAGTTTGCTGGAGAAATGCCTCAGGGCGGCAGAGGCAAAAGCCTCCACTCAACTCACTGAGGCCGTGAGGCACAACTACTGCAGCGTCAGAG ATTCCCTGTGTGTGGAGCTGACTTTGCTTTTGCGGGAGGCCCTGGAAATGAGGTGGCCCTTTGTGCCTGAGAAGTGGCAGTACAAGCAGGCCATCAGCTCCGATGACAAGAGCAACTTGAGCGAGCTCATCGGGCAGCATCTACCTCAGCTCCTG AACGTCCTGGAGGCCGCGATCACGGCCCAGGAAGCGCAGGCGGCTCTCGCAGTGATCTTTTTGGTGGACCGCTTTCTCTACTGGACAGACGATTCGGGGCAGTTGTTGAAGATCTGCAAGCTGCTTCACAAACGCTACCCACACGCCCCGGTGGCCCCTCAGCTGATCATACGACAGGCCCGGGTGTACCTCAATTTAG gcaaactgcagaaggCCGAGCACATATTGAGCCATCTTATCATCAACAGCGGAACTACGG GATGTTGGGTGTACCATTCGCAAAGTGACCGCGCTCTTGTGCAGGCCGTCAGCCTGCAAGTGCGTGGAATGGTTTTGCAAAAACTAG GCCTGTGGCCGGAGGCCGCGCAGCTCATCTGGGCTTCTCTGGTCGGGTACTACACGCTGCCTCAGCCCGATAAAAAG ggTATCGGGACCTCTCTTGGCATCCTCGCTAACATCCTGCTGTCCATGAATGATGAGGACTTCCATGCTTTTAAGACCACCCAAGACGTTGATTTA ACTTTGCTCGGCGACGCAACCCATCGGCTTTTGTCGGCAGCTAAGGCGGCCAAAATGGCGGTGGTATACAGCCAGTACACGTCGCTCTATGTGCTGACCAATGCG ACCGCCCTTGGGACCTGCTTGTTGTCATACAGTTTTTCCGTGGCGTGCCCCCCAGCAAAGAGAACGTTCTTCCTCCGAGAGGCCAAGGAGGCCTTCGAAGTGGGCCTCCTCAGCAAATCCGAGGGCGACGATGTCACCAGCAAGCAGGAGCTGCACACCTTCATCAAGGCGGCGTATTCGCTCGTCGTCACTCACAAATGGCTCGCCGCAGCCTCCGAGCCCGTGACGGGGGCGACCCGGGCTTGCCGAGAAGCTTTGGCGCGTTTTTACCAGTACTCCCACGCGGACACCCGGGACAGGGGCGGCGTTTGTGCCGAAATCATGCGACTGATGACCCGAGTCAAGCTGGAGTTGGGCGTGGAGCCGTTCGTCAATTCCGACAGTCGCTCTTTTATCCCAGATAGCTTCAGAGACGTGAATGACACCATGGCGGGCTTAACTTTGGACGGCTTCTCGGGAGTGCTGCGGAGATTTCGGAAGTATCACGCGTCGCTGTGCAAGACGGCGGACGCCGAGTGTAAGGCTGGGAAGGACGAGGTCGACGGAGCGAGGATGTTGTGCGTCACAGCATTCGGGACCACCGACACTGAATGCATCGCGGAGGACTGGAATCCTTCCAGAGAGGCGTCCGCCGATGTTTCTCGACCGCCTGATCTCCGCCGGAGTGTCGCAAGTGCAAACAGCCTCGGCTCTTCCTGGAAGAAGCTCTCCTCGACGGGTTGCGGGTCAGGGAGATGGGCCGTTGGCGGCCCCGCGATCCCCTCGCCGCAAAGACCCGCGACCCGCTTTTCCTCCGGTTCCAATCGCAGCTCTGACAGCTTTGAAATACTCGAAGCGGATATACCAACAGCGGACTCCGATGACCCCGGGCCGACGGGCCCATCGGCGGACGGACTACCGCGGTCCTTATCCCAGCTGATACTCAGCTCAAGCTCTCTCAGCAACAGTTTTGGCTCCAAGTCGTCATGGGAAAACCTTTCAGCGGGCCCGAGATCGTCCCGGTTCGCCGGAAGCCGCCAGAGCAGCAAATCATCCGAGTCCAGCGGGAGCTTCTTTCTCATGAGAACGCAAGATTGCGAAATTAGTGATTCAGAATATGACCCCGCTTCCGGGTGGGAATTCTTAGGCCTGCCCAAACCTCCGGAGACCCCTAAAGTAGATGCCGGCAGTTGCAAGACCACGGAACCCTCCACGGAAGATTCTCATGGGACACCAGACGAATCGATCCTCGAGGCTGAAACGTTGAACCCCCGGTGCAACGGCTGTCTCAAGAGAAACACCCCGGCTCAGGTTGATCCGCTGAGGCGGTACGACTTGTCCCTGGAGGACTACCGCAGCCTCCTGGCTGGGGTTTGCCACGATTGTCTGCTGAAGAGACTGCACGGCGACAAGAAGTTCAAACTCGAGCAGTACGGCACAGCCCACA ATGCTCTACATTTAAAGTTCTCCAAAGCCTCGGGACTATGGACCGCGAGGGAGACCTGCGCCTATATCGGCGAGTCAATGGGCTTGCACGGCACCCACAGAACCACCATCTGGGTCCAGTTCTTACACCAGGAAGAACGGCTGAGCAG TTACGTCGGGAAGGACTACCGGAAGCCCACGCAGATCCAGTTTCACCTAAGAGACGTGGAGAGGCAAATGACGGCCCAGTATTACGTGACGGAATTCAACAAGAGCCTCTACGACAAGGAGGTCATGGCCCAGATGTTCTTCCTGCCCTCAGAGGCGCTGTTG ATTCTGGATGGAGATGTCATCGCGGGCTGCATCACCGTGGAGCCTTACATGCTAGGCCGATTTGTCAAGCTCACCAACAACATCAAAAAGAAGAACGACGCCCTCCCTGCGACGGAATACGGCCTGGCTTTCGGACATTTCACCTACCTGCACTCCAACGGCCAGGATGTGGTTGTGGATTTGCAAG GGTGGGTGACGGCCAACGGCAAAGGGCTGACGTACCTCACCGACCCCCAGATACACTCCACCAgaaccccccgcggcccttccAACCTCGCCCACGGCGGCATCGCTTCCTTCCTGCGGGAGCAACACGGACCGGAGTGCAACAGCGTTTGCCGGCTCCTCAACCTGCCGCCGGTGCCCAAACAGTCACA ggtcgcggagggtgctggagcctataccagctgttttcgggcaggaggcgggggggggggggggccggttgccagccaatcgcaagacacacacagaagaacaaccattcgcgctcacactcacaactag
- the alpk1 gene encoding alpha-protein kinase 1 isoform X2 has translation MANQEVGSLLEKCLRAAEAKASTQLTEAVRHNYCSVRDSLCVELTLLLREALEMRWPFVPEKWQYKQAISSDDKSNLSELIGQHLPQLLNVLEAAITAQEAQAALAVIFLVDRFLYWTDDSGQLLKICKLLHKRYPHAPVAPQLIIRQARVYLNLGKLQKAEHILSHLIINSGTTGCWVYHSQSDRALVQAVSLQVRGMVLQKLGLWPEAAQLIWASLVGYYTLPQPDKKGIGTSLGILANILLSMNDEDFHAFKTTQDVDLTLLGDATHRLLSAAKAAKMAVVYSQYTSLYVLTNATALGTCLLSYSFSVACPPAKRTFFLREAKEAFEVGLLSKSEGDDVTSKQELHTFIKAAYSLVVTHKWLAAASEPVTGATRACREALARFYQYSHADTRDRGGVCAEIMRLMTRVKLELGVEPFVNSDSRSFIPDSFRDVNDTMAGLTLDGFSGVLRRFRKYHASLCKTADAECKAGKDEVDGARMLCVTAFGTTDTECIAEDWNPSREASADVSRPPDLRRSVASANSLGSSWKKLSSTGCGSGRWAVGGPAIPSPQRPATRFSSGSNRSSDSFEILEADIPTADSDDPGPTGPSADGLPRSLSQLILSSSSLSNSFGSKSSWENLSAGPRSSRFAGSRQSSKSSESSGSFFLMRTQDCEISDSEYDPASGWEFLGLPKPPETPKVDAGSCKTTEPSTEDSHGTPDESILEAETLNPRCNGCLKRNTPAQVDPLRRYDLSLEDYRSLLAGVCHDCLLKRLHGDKKFKLEQYGTAHNALHLKFSKASGLWTARETCAYIGESMGLHGTHRTTIWVQFLHQEERLSSYVGKDYRKPTQIQFHLRDVERQMTAQYYVTEFNKSLYDKEVMAQMFFLPSEALLILDGDVIAGCITVEPYMLGRFVKLTNNIKKKNDALPATEYGLAFGHFTYLHSNGQDVVVDLQGWVTANGKGLTYLTDPQIHSTRTPRGPSNLAHGGIASFLREQHGPECNSVCRLLNLPPVPKQSHACVINEWCGGELKQFFGNERNSHQTHQLAINTQKLTASVPFILLP, from the exons ATGGCCAACCAGGAAGTGGGAAGTTTGCTGGAGAAATGCCTCAGGGCGGCAGAGGCAAAAGCCTCCACTCAACTCACTGAGGCCGTGAGGCACAACTACTGCAGCGTCAGAG ATTCCCTGTGTGTGGAGCTGACTTTGCTTTTGCGGGAGGCCCTGGAAATGAGGTGGCCCTTTGTGCCTGAGAAGTGGCAGTACAAGCAGGCCATCAGCTCCGATGACAAGAGCAACTTGAGCGAGCTCATCGGGCAGCATCTACCTCAGCTCCTG AACGTCCTGGAGGCCGCGATCACGGCCCAGGAAGCGCAGGCGGCTCTCGCAGTGATCTTTTTGGTGGACCGCTTTCTCTACTGGACAGACGATTCGGGGCAGTTGTTGAAGATCTGCAAGCTGCTTCACAAACGCTACCCACACGCCCCGGTGGCCCCTCAGCTGATCATACGACAGGCCCGGGTGTACCTCAATTTAG gcaaactgcagaaggCCGAGCACATATTGAGCCATCTTATCATCAACAGCGGAACTACGG GATGTTGGGTGTACCATTCGCAAAGTGACCGCGCTCTTGTGCAGGCCGTCAGCCTGCAAGTGCGTGGAATGGTTTTGCAAAAACTAG GCCTGTGGCCGGAGGCCGCGCAGCTCATCTGGGCTTCTCTGGTCGGGTACTACACGCTGCCTCAGCCCGATAAAAAG ggTATCGGGACCTCTCTTGGCATCCTCGCTAACATCCTGCTGTCCATGAATGATGAGGACTTCCATGCTTTTAAGACCACCCAAGACGTTGATTTA ACTTTGCTCGGCGACGCAACCCATCGGCTTTTGTCGGCAGCTAAGGCGGCCAAAATGGCGGTGGTATACAGCCAGTACACGTCGCTCTATGTGCTGACCAATGCG ACCGCCCTTGGGACCTGCTTGTTGTCATACAGTTTTTCCGTGGCGTGCCCCCCAGCAAAGAGAACGTTCTTCCTCCGAGAGGCCAAGGAGGCCTTCGAAGTGGGCCTCCTCAGCAAATCCGAGGGCGACGATGTCACCAGCAAGCAGGAGCTGCACACCTTCATCAAGGCGGCGTATTCGCTCGTCGTCACTCACAAATGGCTCGCCGCAGCCTCCGAGCCCGTGACGGGGGCGACCCGGGCTTGCCGAGAAGCTTTGGCGCGTTTTTACCAGTACTCCCACGCGGACACCCGGGACAGGGGCGGCGTTTGTGCCGAAATCATGCGACTGATGACCCGAGTCAAGCTGGAGTTGGGCGTGGAGCCGTTCGTCAATTCCGACAGTCGCTCTTTTATCCCAGATAGCTTCAGAGACGTGAATGACACCATGGCGGGCTTAACTTTGGACGGCTTCTCGGGAGTGCTGCGGAGATTTCGGAAGTATCACGCGTCGCTGTGCAAGACGGCGGACGCCGAGTGTAAGGCTGGGAAGGACGAGGTCGACGGAGCGAGGATGTTGTGCGTCACAGCATTCGGGACCACCGACACTGAATGCATCGCGGAGGACTGGAATCCTTCCAGAGAGGCGTCCGCCGATGTTTCTCGACCGCCTGATCTCCGCCGGAGTGTCGCAAGTGCAAACAGCCTCGGCTCTTCCTGGAAGAAGCTCTCCTCGACGGGTTGCGGGTCAGGGAGATGGGCCGTTGGCGGCCCCGCGATCCCCTCGCCGCAAAGACCCGCGACCCGCTTTTCCTCCGGTTCCAATCGCAGCTCTGACAGCTTTGAAATACTCGAAGCGGATATACCAACAGCGGACTCCGATGACCCCGGGCCGACGGGCCCATCGGCGGACGGACTACCGCGGTCCTTATCCCAGCTGATACTCAGCTCAAGCTCTCTCAGCAACAGTTTTGGCTCCAAGTCGTCATGGGAAAACCTTTCAGCGGGCCCGAGATCGTCCCGGTTCGCCGGAAGCCGCCAGAGCAGCAAATCATCCGAGTCCAGCGGGAGCTTCTTTCTCATGAGAACGCAAGATTGCGAAATTAGTGATTCAGAATATGACCCCGCTTCCGGGTGGGAATTCTTAGGCCTGCCCAAACCTCCGGAGACCCCTAAAGTAGATGCCGGCAGTTGCAAGACCACGGAACCCTCCACGGAAGATTCTCATGGGACACCAGACGAATCGATCCTCGAGGCTGAAACGTTGAACCCCCGGTGCAACGGCTGTCTCAAGAGAAACACCCCGGCTCAGGTTGATCCGCTGAGGCGGTACGACTTGTCCCTGGAGGACTACCGCAGCCTCCTGGCTGGGGTTTGCCACGATTGTCTGCTGAAGAGACTGCACGGCGACAAGAAGTTCAAACTCGAGCAGTACGGCACAGCCCACA ATGCTCTACATTTAAAGTTCTCCAAAGCCTCGGGACTATGGACCGCGAGGGAGACCTGCGCCTATATCGGCGAGTCAATGGGCTTGCACGGCACCCACAGAACCACCATCTGGGTCCAGTTCTTACACCAGGAAGAACGGCTGAGCAG TTACGTCGGGAAGGACTACCGGAAGCCCACGCAGATCCAGTTTCACCTAAGAGACGTGGAGAGGCAAATGACGGCCCAGTATTACGTGACGGAATTCAACAAGAGCCTCTACGACAAGGAGGTCATGGCCCAGATGTTCTTCCTGCCCTCAGAGGCGCTGTTG ATTCTGGATGGAGATGTCATCGCGGGCTGCATCACCGTGGAGCCTTACATGCTAGGCCGATTTGTCAAGCTCACCAACAACATCAAAAAGAAGAACGACGCCCTCCCTGCGACGGAATACGGCCTGGCTTTCGGACATTTCACCTACCTGCACTCCAACGGCCAGGATGTGGTTGTGGATTTGCAAG GGTGGGTGACGGCCAACGGCAAAGGGCTGACGTACCTCACCGACCCCCAGATACACTCCACCAgaaccccccgcggcccttccAACCTCGCCCACGGCGGCATCGCTTCCTTCCTGCGGGAGCAACACGGACCGGAGTGCAACAGCGTTTGCCGGCTCCTCAACCTGCCGCCGGTGCCCAAACAGTCACA TGCGTGTGTTATCAACGAATGGTGTGGGGGAGAATTAAAACAGTTTTTCGGCAACGAAAGGAACAGCCACCAGACCCACCAGCTAGCAATCAACACACAGAAGCTAACAGCAAGCGTCCcattcatcctactcccttga
- the alpk1 gene encoding alpha-protein kinase 1 isoform X1 translates to MANQEVGSLLEKCLRAAEAKASTQLTEAVRHNYCSVRDSLCVELTLLLREALEMRWPFVPEKWQYKQAISSDDKSNLSELIGQHLPQLLNVLEAAITAQEAQAALAVIFLVDRFLYWTDDSGQLLKICKLLHKRYPHAPVAPQLIIRQARVYLNLGKLQKAEHILSHLIINSGTTGCWVYHSQSDRALVQAVSLQVRGMVLQKLGLWPEAAQLIWASLVGYYTLPQPDKKGIGTSLGILANILLSMNDEDFHAFKTTQDVDLTLLGDATHRLLSAAKAAKMAVVYSQYTSLYVLTNATALGTCLLSYSFSVACPPAKRTFFLREAKEAFEVGLLSKSEGDDVTSKQELHTFIKAAYSLVVTHKWLAAASEPVTGATRACREALARFYQYSHADTRDRGGVCAEIMRLMTRVKLELGVEPFVNSDSRSFIPDSFRDVNDTMAGLTLDGFSGVLRRFRKYHASLCKTADAECKAGKDEVDGARMLCVTAFGTTDTECIAEDWNPSREASADVSRPPDLRRSVASANSLGSSWKKLSSTGCGSGRWAVGGPAIPSPQRPATRFSSGSNRSSDSFEILEADIPTADSDDPGPTGPSADGLPRSLSQLILSSSSLSNSFGSKSSWENLSAGPRSSRFAGSRQSSKSSESSGSFFLMRTQDCEISDSEYDPASGWEFLGLPKPPETPKVDAGSCKTTEPSTEDSHGTPDESILEAETLNPRCNGCLKRNTPAQVDPLRRYDLSLEDYRSLLAGVCHDCLLKRLHGDKKFKLEQYGTAHNALHLKFSKASGLWTARETCAYIGESMGLHGTHRTTIWVQFLHQEERLSSYVGKDYRKPTQIQFHLRDVERQMTAQYYVTEFNKSLYDKEVMAQMFFLPSEALLILDGDVIAGCITVEPYMLGRFVKLTNNIKKKNDALPATEYGLAFGHFTYLHSNGQDVVVDLQGWVTANGKGLTYLTDPQIHSTRTPRGPSNLAHGGIASFLREQHGPECNSVCRLLNLPPVPKQSHACVINEWCGGELKQFFGNERNSHQTHQLAINTQKLTASVPFILLP, encoded by the exons ATGGCCAACCAGGAAGTGGGAAGTTTGCTGGAGAAATGCCTCAGGGCGGCAGAGGCAAAAGCCTCCACTCAACTCACTGAGGCCGTGAGGCACAACTACTGCAGCGTCAGAG ATTCCCTGTGTGTGGAGCTGACTTTGCTTTTGCGGGAGGCCCTGGAAATGAGGTGGCCCTTTGTGCCTGAGAAGTGGCAGTACAAGCAGGCCATCAGCTCCGATGACAAGAGCAACTTGAGCGAGCTCATCGGGCAGCATCTACCTCAGCTCCTG AACGTCCTGGAGGCCGCGATCACGGCCCAGGAAGCGCAGGCGGCTCTCGCAGTGATCTTTTTGGTGGACCGCTTTCTCTACTGGACAGACGATTCGGGGCAGTTGTTGAAGATCTGCAAGCTGCTTCACAAACGCTACCCACACGCCCCGGTGGCCCCTCAGCTGATCATACGACAGGCCCGGGTGTACCTCAATTTAG gcaaactgcagaaggCCGAGCACATATTGAGCCATCTTATCATCAACAGCGGAACTACGG GATGTTGGGTGTACCATTCGCAAAGTGACCGCGCTCTTGTGCAGGCCGTCAGCCTGCAAGTGCGTGGAATGGTTTTGCAAAAACTAG GCCTGTGGCCGGAGGCCGCGCAGCTCATCTGGGCTTCTCTGGTCGGGTACTACACGCTGCCTCAGCCCGATAAAAAG ggTATCGGGACCTCTCTTGGCATCCTCGCTAACATCCTGCTGTCCATGAATGATGAGGACTTCCATGCTTTTAAGACCACCCAAGACGTTGATTTA ACTTTGCTCGGCGACGCAACCCATCGGCTTTTGTCGGCAGCTAAGGCGGCCAAAATGGCGGTGGTATACAGCCAGTACACGTCGCTCTATGTGCTGACCAATGCG ACCGCCCTTGGGACCTGCTTGTTGTCATACAGTTTTTCCGTGGCGTGCCCCCCAGCAAAGAGAACGTTCTTCCTCCGAGAGGCCAAGGAGGCCTTCGAAGTGGGCCTCCTCAGCAAATCCGAGGGCGACGATGTCACCAGCAAGCAGGAGCTGCACACCTTCATCAAGGCGGCGTATTCGCTCGTCGTCACTCACAAATGGCTCGCCGCAGCCTCCGAGCCCGTGACGGGGGCGACCCGGGCTTGCCGAGAAGCTTTGGCGCGTTTTTACCAGTACTCCCACGCGGACACCCGGGACAGGGGCGGCGTTTGTGCCGAAATCATGCGACTGATGACCCGAGTCAAGCTGGAGTTGGGCGTGGAGCCGTTCGTCAATTCCGACAGTCGCTCTTTTATCCCAGATAGCTTCAGAGACGTGAATGACACCATGGCGGGCTTAACTTTGGACGGCTTCTCGGGAGTGCTGCGGAGATTTCGGAAGTATCACGCGTCGCTGTGCAAGACGGCGGACGCCGAGTGTAAGGCTGGGAAGGACGAGGTCGACGGAGCGAGGATGTTGTGCGTCACAGCATTCGGGACCACCGACACTGAATGCATCGCGGAGGACTGGAATCCTTCCAGAGAGGCGTCCGCCGATGTTTCTCGACCGCCTGATCTCCGCCGGAGTGTCGCAAGTGCAAACAGCCTCGGCTCTTCCTGGAAGAAGCTCTCCTCGACGGGTTGCGGGTCAGGGAGATGGGCCGTTGGCGGCCCCGCGATCCCCTCGCCGCAAAGACCCGCGACCCGCTTTTCCTCCGGTTCCAATCGCAGCTCTGACAGCTTTGAAATACTCGAAGCGGATATACCAACAGCGGACTCCGATGACCCCGGGCCGACGGGCCCATCGGCGGACGGACTACCGCGGTCCTTATCCCAGCTGATACTCAGCTCAAGCTCTCTCAGCAACAGTTTTGGCTCCAAGTCGTCATGGGAAAACCTTTCAGCGGGCCCGAGATCGTCCCGGTTCGCCGGAAGCCGCCAGAGCAGCAAATCATCCGAGTCCAGCGGGAGCTTCTTTCTCATGAGAACGCAAGATTGCGAAATTAGTGATTCAGAATATGACCCCGCTTCCGGGTGGGAATTCTTAGGCCTGCCCAAACCTCCGGAGACCCCTAAAGTAGATGCCGGCAGTTGCAAGACCACGGAACCCTCCACGGAAGATTCTCATGGGACACCAGACGAATCGATCCTCGAGGCTGAAACGTTGAACCCCCGGTGCAACGGCTGTCTCAAGAGAAACACCCCGGCTCAGGTTGATCCGCTGAGGCGGTACGACTTGTCCCTGGAGGACTACCGCAGCCTCCTGGCTGGGGTTTGCCACGATTGTCTGCTGAAGAGACTGCACGGCGACAAGAAGTTCAAACTCGAGCAGTACGGCACAGCCCACA ATGCTCTACATTTAAAGTTCTCCAAAGCCTCGGGACTATGGACCGCGAGGGAGACCTGCGCCTATATCGGCGAGTCAATGGGCTTGCACGGCACCCACAGAACCACCATCTGGGTCCAGTTCTTACACCAGGAAGAACGGCTGAGCAG TTACGTCGGGAAGGACTACCGGAAGCCCACGCAGATCCAGTTTCACCTAAGAGACGTGGAGAGGCAAATGACGGCCCAGTATTACGTGACGGAATTCAACAAGAGCCTCTACGACAAGGAGGTCATGGCCCAGATGTTCTTCCTGCCCTCAGAGGCGCTGTTG ATTCTGGATGGAGATGTCATCGCGGGCTGCATCACCGTGGAGCCTTACATGCTAGGCCGATTTGTCAAGCTCACCAACAACATCAAAAAGAAGAACGACGCCCTCCCTGCGACGGAATACGGCCTGGCTTTCGGACATTTCACCTACCTGCACTCCAACGGCCAGGATGTGGTTGTGGATTTGCAAG GGTGGGTGACGGCCAACGGCAAAGGGCTGACGTACCTCACCGACCCCCAGATACACTCCACCAgaaccccccgcggcccttccAACCTCGCCCACGGCGGCATCGCTTCCTTCCTGCGGGAGCAACACGGACCGGAGTGCAACAGCGTTTGCCGGCTCCTCAACCTGCCGCCGGTGCCCAAACAGTCACA
- the LOC127601940 gene encoding ependymin-like, with protein sequence MKLLAVLACILATCVAQKPQPCESPPLLSGQLTLATQNEQLWAFARYLYDALGQRIRLQEMGFYQNKSFTYDALLLYREAVMYEINHQDHTCKKRALRVDFHPMAVPRNSTLLGQAVVGSSSGPGQGLLVNTWAGKLHDNAPYFVTVTEFGCIPVSTSYRTSSFGWMVTSFFNNVVGISDPNQLNPPEFCQDALDEEPVDFFSLFHMK encoded by the exons ATGAAACTTTTAGCTGTGCTCGCGTGCATCCTGGCGACATGCGTCGCCCAGAAGCCTCAACCGTGCG AGAGTCCTCCTCTTCTGAGCGGTCAACTCACTTtg gccACCCAGAACGAACAGCTTTGGGCTTTCGCCCGCTATCTGTATGACGCACTTGGACAAAGGATCAGGCTCCAGGAAATGGGATTTTACCAGAATAAGTCTTTCACCTACGACGCTCTTCTTCTCTACAGAGAG GCCGTCATGTACGAGATTAACCATCAAGACCACACGTGCAAGAAAAGAGCCCTGCGGGTCGACTTCCACCCGATGGCAGTCCCGAGAAACTCGACTCTTCTGGGCCAGGCCGTCGTGGGGAGCTCGTCGGGTCCGGGTCAGGGTCTGCTCGTCAACACGTGGGCGGGCAAGCTTCATGACAACG CGCCTTACTTTGTCACAGTGACCGAATTTGGATGCATTCCTGTCTCCACGTCCTACAGAACGTCGTCGTTCGGATGGATGGTGACGAG CTTCTTCAACAACGTCGTTGGCATTTCCGACCCCAACCAGCTCAACCCACCGGAATTCTGCCAAGACGCGCTGGACGAGGAGCCCGTCGACTTCTTCAGCTTGTTTCACATGAAATGA